The following is a genomic window from Neodiprion lecontei isolate iyNeoLeco1 chromosome 4, iyNeoLeco1.1, whole genome shotgun sequence.
taaaatgttcttttttttttatcgtgtaTCTATAAGAAACGCAAATTTCCTCACGTAGTAGATAAATACTTCATTAATACTACCTGATATCTTGGAAATGAATTCAGCATAGCTGGTCCAACATGGTGGTcagttattataaaattcaatctatcaatgatttattttatgtttGTTCGCTTCAACCAATGGAAATTTCCATTTGTTTGTGATGTCACATACAAATTCTTTGCTTGAATAATAGACGTGACGGAAGATTACATGAGCTTTTCTCCACATCTACATGTATGGGAAGGCCTATTTGGCTCCCTATAATGAGGGACCAAAGTGTCACTTTGTCTACAGTAGTTACACCGCCTTTAAAACAACACTATCGATGGGTATGAATTCTACCCTCTATCTCATTGACATGATCGATCTGCAAAATCAGCCCCTGTgcatagtgaaaaaaaatatcgtatgCACATCCAGAGGGACCGATTCGTTCCCTCGGTGTATTGCTACCCTCGCGCACGGTAGCGAAAACAGCGTTTGCTTCCTTTCTACACAATATAATATTGCGCTGTCAATTGACTGAtggagtttgaaatttcgcgCCACTCCGTATGTTCTACGTACTTCTATGTCGATGATTGTTATAAGATTTTGAGGTATATTTTAGAGGTATTACGATATATTGTTAAGAAGTCACTTCATATTTTTAGATTACGGATGATAATTCCTGGAAAATTAAATAGTCCACCAATATACTCCACGGCTGACAAGATTTAAACCTATATTCAATACAACGTTCGTTAGTTAGCACAACCACTTACAAATATCGAAATAAAACCTTGACGATAATTAGCCGTTAATGATCTATGAAATTACACGTTAAGACGTCTttagatttcatttttttgaattattttttccccatttttcataaatcgACTCGTCATACAAGTGCAAACATCGAATACAATAGCCAACGAATTCACGCCTCTTGAAGGCTGCGAATGCGATTATGCGGTCGTGTCTGCTGCAAAAAAGCTATGCATTTTAGTTCATCCGACTAGTTTACAAATGGGCTGTCAACATTACGGTgcacaactttttttttaaacagctaTTCGATTTTCTAAGATTTGAACAGAACTCGATCAGTTCTATAGATATATGTTAATACGAGCAATAGTTGTAGCTGTTCATGGTAAGAAAaaggcaaataaaaaaaagaaattatactAGTATCCCATTACTGCAAATCGCAAATTTCTACAGACCCTGAAAATATTCAGAGGAGGTCTACAGTTCTTAATACGAGGAGAATCCATGACCCGTTGCGTTACCGAGATAAAAAACAATCTTACTGTCGTGCGTGATACGACGAAAGCAAGTTAGACAGAAAGTAACTCTAATTGGATCTGGTTGTAAGTTGCGACGATATGGCCGGTAGCCGGGTCAGTAATCCGTTTACTGATATCCTATATCTACCTGAAACCGATCTACTGCCGCCATCTCCTCACTAGTACTCGAATCCGGTACCCGTAATACCGCGAGCGGCCACCAGGCGCTGGCTACCGTTCGCGTCGCTCACAATAAAAGTGCCTCCGGCTGGTTTTAAAAAACAGTCACTCGACCTTAATCCAATGAGACTTCCAGAGACCAGTCAGATTGGAAACATTAGATCCAGCTAGAATGCTCAAAATCTCCTAGGTGGCTATTACATAGGCTTTGCAAATggatttaataaatatatgcgAGCGAGCGCAGATGTGTGGGCATGATTCAAATCAGGAGTACAGTAGCTTCACAAAGCAATATTTAATGGGATGGACACCTATGCTTATCCTGCTTGGCTCCAAGCCGCGGCCAGGGTATAGAATTCATTGCCTCGCCGGTAGACCGCGCTGTCGTCGGTTTTGACTATAGGTTTCGTAAattgtacacttggggacaatgaatctgaggcGGCTCATTTTTCACACTAAACAATTaagttggcaacacagagaaacctacagtgCCATAGTCAGCCAAGCGCGAAACAAagtcaatctcaataaacataacataacccatgaccgtcgaatctaaccttagaatacgtatcaatccaacaagtcattatctccgcggtattctaaggttagattcgagaatgaatctgagacggctaattttttacactagacagttatgttggcaataGACAGAAACTTACAGtgccatagtcggccgagcgcaAAACAAACtaaatctcaataaacataacataacccatgaccgtcgaatctaaccttagaatacgtatcaatccaacaagtcattatccccgcggtattctaaggttagattcgacggttatgggttatgttatgtttattgagatttagtttgtttcgcgctcggccgactatggcaCTGTAAGTTTCTGTCtattgccaacataactgtctagtgtaaaaaattagccgtctcagattcattgtccccaagtgtacatgcGGCAATGGACGCGAGTGACGCATTTGAAGTATTGAACGATAGAATCgagtaaattatattatttgtgTTTGTAATAAAAGGACATCACAGCATGTTAACATGTAttctaattatttttagaCGGTTAAATTTTAGACTTCCATAAACTGTGGCtttaaaagatttttcaaacatgtAGCAATATTTTCTAGAATTACATACTgaaataaaagcaaaaaacATTTTAAAGACTTGTTGTCATCGCTAATTTGTTCAACGATCCCTATCCTCTTCAGAGTTTTATGGCATTTTCAGCTATTAAGATTTGTCCAGTGACAATTAGTGGaaacaattatattaatttgcGTAAGGTTTGAGAATTCCATACTGTCTTATTCCATCCTGCTGTTCTGGCAATTCGAAGCTTTCCAAGTAGCTCAAAGCCGACGGAACAGAAAATCCCCGTAAATCAGGTACATACAGCTGTATCAGCTACAGTTTGTACATCTGTCTTTTTATTACGAGATTGAATtaagtaacgttactgtaacgaaacgttcagaaaaaatcagtattttcttatttttacaatgattttgaaggCATTAGGATTGCACGATATGAGTATATTTCGTTGTATtatggtttactaaatttcaaacagtttcaaaattatgaaataacgatttttcgtCAGCGTGAATCGTTGCGATAACGTTACTacctgaaacaaaatttgtttttgtagGGTACACAAACTGTTACGAAATATCAAATGGCGATCATAGTATTACCGCCTTTTTCCATTCTGATGTAACACAGTCTGTACTGAAATCTGCGTATAAACTGTCCTGATTCTCGGAGAGAAATATATGTAATTATTGACGATTTTCGCTGCAGCTACggatggaaataaaattatctttGATATTTAAGAACTCAATTTACGCATATGCATTTCTGGGGATCGTCCTGTTTTTTGGcaacaattttgaaatccGCTAATCGCTACAATCGCTGAGGAGTTTCCTTATATTTCCCTAATGTTACCGATTTCCAGGTACAGTGTGTAAAACATTGTGAGACTGACTGGATAATTTATGGGATAAAATAAagtagaaaatagaaaaatcctTTTAATGATTACAAgattcaatttattacatattaattTTCGCAGTAAGACAGAAATGTATACAAAGTACAATTAGCTATACTCATTTTCTTACAATCAGTCTTCGCGATGAACCATTTTACGTAAATTCAATGGGAGTAAAGCATTAAtcaataacaagaaaaaaacccTCATTGAGCCATTGAATGTTTCTCTAACATCGATAAAAACAAACTCGATGGAAGCAATACACTTACCTGTTAAGAGCGACGGGACTTAAAATCTTCAAGAAAAATTGCGTGCTGGTTTAATTATCGAAGAACACGTGATCTTGCCCTTGCTTTTGTGGTAAATATTACTACGGCAGTACATGTATTGAAAGAATACGGCAACCCTTCAAATTGACCACAAGTACGATCAATCGCCTTTCGCCATTGGATTGCAGAGCTTTTGATTCAAAAGTATCGCCACACGCCGCTCGTCGCGCACTCTAGTGGTGGCCCGCTAGATTATACTCCCTGACTGCACATTTGCGCAACAAATGACAATCTGTACTGGGAAAGCTGGTCCtccatacatgtatattgcTCCGTCTTAGCTTAGCCGTTCGTGGTTTACCGACTTACTTTTAAAATAGTCCGGCCTTCCGCTTTGTACCAATTTccttacatatatgtatagcccacgaggctgaagctagcagccaaCGTTCTGATGTTCATTCATAGCGGTCATTCGAATAACGTAAGTGAAGTACGAAAATCGAAATGATGTACTTTACCTTGAACCCACGATACTTCGAAAGGGTATCGGTTCTACAAGGATCAGTCCTACAAGTGAACAGTTCAACAAGTTCGTTTCGACATGTGGTGATCCTACAAGTTAGTTTCTCCCGATTCGCCTTGGAAGGTCGGTTTCTACAAGTAACGGTCCTGCAAGTTCGTCTCTACAAGTGCCGATCCTACAAGTTCGTTTCTCCGGATTTGTTTCGAAAGGTCCGTATTTCACAAGTGCGTTTCTCATACATTCAACTGTCAATTTCGTACATTTTGATTTAatctaatttaaattatagGACCGTCACTTGTAGAAACGGACCATTCGAAGCGAGTCAGGAAAAACGAACTTGTAGGATCGGCACTCGAAAAAACGAACTTGTAGGATCGCCACTTGTAGAAACGAACTTGTAAAACTGTTCGCTTGTAAGACTGATCCTTGTAGAACCGATACCCTCTCGGTGGAGATTGTATGAACGTGAGAATATTTGATTACGCCTACATTTCAGAAATACAGAATACATGCAATGAAAGAAACAATCGTGACGTAATGTATTTTCGGAATATTCATGTATTTTCCACTGATCACTCGACTCTACCTATTACTGTCGCATTTAATTGGCATTTAATTACTGTGTAATCATTATTTGAAATCTGCCACCCCTAGTGTAGATTCGCCCGCTGTTAGCGTCAGCAGCCCCACAaatagttgaatttttttttttttaatgaatggAAAAGACGTGCACCTATTCGGGCTTTGCATGTTCTTGGCGCATGTAATTAGCATTTAATTACTGTGTGATtactttttcgaaatcacaCACCTTTAGTAGATACTTCGACGTGACGCTGTTAGTTCGCAACCAAGTTGGCAGGAccataggtttttttttttttataggcGCAGCGACAAATTCGGAGTACAGCATTTAATTACGGTGTAGTTGCTTTCTCGAATTTCTCACCCCTAGTGTAGATTCACTCGCTGACAGCATCAGCAATCCCACAAATAGTAGGAaagcatttgaaaaaaaatggaaaatgacAAGCATCAAATTCAGGCTTGGGATATTCGTAGAGCATCTAAGTAGCATTTAAATACTGTGTAGTTGCTTTGTCGAATTTGTCACTCCTAGTGTAGATTCACCCGCTGACAGCGTTAGCAATCCCACAAATAGCAGGAAagcatttgaaaaacaatggaAATTGACGAGCATCAAATTCGGGCTTGGGAAATTCTTTAAGCATATATTTAGCATTTAATTActgtgtaattattttttcgcaaTCACTCACCCTTAGTGGATATTTCGATCCGGCGCTGCTAGTTCGCATTCAAACTGGCACcgcatgattttttttttttttaatgccgAAGGACAAATTCGTCGTTACAACATTTAATTAGAACTAATTggcatttaattattttatatttcttacaTGGCGGTGCCAGCTTAATAGAGGTAAATTTCATAGGTATTCCTTAAACCAAAGTAATAGAAGCTTCCGTTTACACAATGTTTGTGATCCACTCCCTCGCTCGTTTCTTGATCACATTGGTCAACAAAAATTCGCTTTTTGTGTGCAACATGAAAACTTTTAACTGTTACGTTAGAAACGAGGTTTAGTATAATACAATTGATATTagaatattttagatacggataGTTTTATTGTAATGcgattttttaactttttcaaaaatacaatttttatgaacaaaaatCAGGTTATATAGTTTTATAGAACACTggtcaacaaatttttgtaacaacgAAGGTGCttactaattttgaaatacctaTCTAACTTCATTATAAAACCATGTACATTTTAAATACCAAACCATTGCATATAGTTTCACcagtaaaattgaatgtttATCAGCTTGACTTAGCTGTTTTGATCCAGGGTGTTTTGTTATTTACTGTAAATAACAGTTAATTAGTTAGAATAAGTAACAAAACACTCTGAATCAAAAAAGGTAAGTTAAaacgataaaattcaattttactggTTGTAGCTGTAACATAAAAATTAGATCTGATCGGATCAAAATCAATGTGGTTTTATAATGAGGGTAGATAAAATTGAAGTGACAAATTGTATGTAACACtggtgaacaaaattttgtaacaagtAACCTTCCTTGTTACAAATGTTGTTGACTAGTGTTGTAtataatttgtttcttttcaatttaaaaatttgttgaccCTCTCAACTGAAGTATTGAACACTATCACAgaacaatatttataattgttCATACTAGCCCTCTGATAACACTTAGGAATAGGTAACGACTTGTTCCTGGTAGACACACCCCAATACAACTGTTCCATATGTCACAGTACTGTGAATAAACCGTGCGTAGTATATGGTACCAAAGCTTACCTACAGGTATGATGGTTTTTGCCTTAGAAATAACGTAGAGCGAATATCTAGTCCTTCTGATCAAGAGTCAATGTGGCGACGCGACCACAAGCACCATTCCACATGTACGCCTAAATACTTATCAGTATTAGTTTTCCTACATAGCTGCATACCAGCAACCATGACCACAAAATGGTTCAGAATAGAATCATTATATTTCACGTTAGTAACACAGACTGATTTGGTAACATTTAGTGACAAGCTATTTACATATAGCGAATACCTAATTTTCTCCagtattttcttcaatattttttgactCCTTCaagttatcaaaaaaattgcttCGCTTCACATTACTATGGGGTCGAACtctttaataaataatacaatcTGAAGTGCTATCAATATGAAGTGAATAGTGTGGATAATAAGACTGCAAAGTAACGCATGGAACAAGACAACTTTCTAGTTCTTAAAGTGTACATAAATgcataaaaacaaaataatcactaccttaatatttaattagtatgaacaataaaattatatccaTTTCAGAGGCTGAGGtaacgttgatttttttaacgattgtTCCAGTATTACAGAAAGTTTTTGAATCATCAGGAAAAaactaataatttttacatgatCTACGTCACGTTTACTTCCAATTTAGATAACTCCACAACTCTTATTtccttaataataataataatcatataaCAAAGCAAACGTTGAAAGATAATCGAGAGGGTAATATTGTGAATATATCAGGCTTTAAGCGTATTAGAATGCTGCTACACTCGTTTCGCTTGAATACAAACTGGACATGTGGATTCCACTGTTCGTTCTGGGCTTCCGCAAAACTAGGCCAATTACCATTCTTGACGATTAATCGACAGGAatagtttttaattattttttatcccgTTAAACTAACTTCGTTTTGGCAGAGCCTATAGACTTGATAAATTAGTCCCTATTTATATATGTAGCTATAAAACGTTATCACTTTCGGTTGGCATTCTACAAAAGTTACCTCTCTTAACCACTTGCTGCAAACTATTCTTGTCTCTTAGTActtgcaatgaaaatttatacgtctacatgaaaatgaaaaaatatgtaagaaATCGCTACCCTATAATCCGCTACCGTAGAACGTAGCTTAGACTACCTGCTGCTAAATCCGCCCCTGCCGGGTGCAAAGATGATTATTGCCGTCCGTACGAACCGCGAGCTttgaggagggggaggagacTGTAGTAACTCACCTTGCCGCTTTCAGCCGCCGGCGAATTCTCAACGATGTCATAAACGATGTGTGGAAGACCGGCTGACCCGAGCAACGAAAAACCAAATCCAGACGTGTCGCTCCGGTTTAATGTAACCAGTAGCTCCTCAGCCATGTTTTAGCCACATTGATTTCACCACTGCCATTTGCTGCACAACCCACATTAACTAACACATTGACGAAACTTCAAccaacaaataaacaaaacaaatccaaCGAAACCAGTACAGTCTGAACGAACGAAACTCAGCCAAAGGAGAAAAACATAAGACCTTTTGGTGCACACCGATCGCTGACCGCTGGTTCCGAACGTAACCTCCCAGCTTTCTTTAACGAGCATCAACAGATGACGAAATGTGGTGGACGCCACTCCTGCATGCACACACTGGCATCTAACACGCACAGCACGCACGCGTCACAGTGACAGCCACAGCATTCTGCTAACAATAAGCTCCACGGTAAACGGGATCGACGGGTTGGAAGGCGGCGAGTCAGCGACACGACTACCCTGCTGCCATCTTATCGGTATGTTACCTAACCTCTTCGGCCGTTGTATGAACCATATGTTTGCGGGCAAAGACCATAAacttataaagatagactgagcgGCGAGCGCTCCTAGAAGAGGCACTGACGCCTACATATAAAGGACAGAGATATACCAAGGGTACTGCCCTCTCTTTTCAATCGGCGTCATGGTGGGAGTCAACGGAGCAGTGGAAGTGTAACAGCTACAGATATAGGCGCATAATTTCGCCTCATTCTCCTCTGCCGCCTCGATCCCCGCCACAAATATCgtaagagagagaaaggagtaCTCCCGGCATATTTCTGTCCTTTAAATGTTTGCTTCAAGCGGCTCATAAgagcgctcagtctatctttataagtctatAGCACAGACTTACGGACAGAGCACCAATAAGTGGTATTGTAGGCACGGGGGTAGGGGACTGTCCCAAAAGACGGAACGGGAATCAGAACGGCAGCCATATTGATAGGAGCCATTTGTGCGCCACTTTTGAACCAGTTGATTATTGAATAAATGCCAAAGGATGTGGATGCAGTGCGATGTATCACCGGTATCACGGACTCGGTATTTATACGTACTGTTTATGCTGCTTGTGCGTTAAGAACAACACAAGGAGCAAAAAGAAGGTCGTGAAATTGACTAAGTGGTATAGTGGTGgatgtaattaaaatatttcattttacaacTTGTGCTTCGTGAACACGTTGACTGACGCAAAGGTCATAAACATCTAAACCAAATTTGTATAAACGCAATATCAAAGAGATGATCCATATtagtaaaaataacaatactgTTAATAGACGTACAGACATACAAAATCTAAGTCATCTATATTTCGATATACtgttgttcaaaattttcacgctCAATGCCATTTGGGTAACATCTCACTTTCGACAATTCACTATCATATTGAACTATCGATTTTGGTAATAGATCGCAATCAATCCTCTTGTCACTACCTTCCATCATGCCGTTTAAATAAcatctaattgtaagctgAAAAGGTTGTCACTTATTTGTAAGTAATTTTGTAACATCGCTCTCCTATAACTTAAATTCCATTTCGAAACCTTGTAATTTTGCCTTTTCTAACGTATCTTTTATatattaattgataatatttaatCTACGTCATAAACTAATATAGTTTTATGCAACCGAATCCTCATGAACATGCTTCCCTCAATAAATTAACAGTGGATGGTtcggaataataaataatacctACATTTAGAatttagtaaaaaattttactaatcAATACACTATctaaagataaataaaaggaTGTTTAACAAAACCATTCTGTATCTTTTTAGCCTGAAGATGGTCGGCGGGGCCCGACCGAAACATCGATTTTACAtactgtaaataaattttaaattgtttgATCTTCACTCGACGAAACTAACGACTGACGTTACCTTAAGATGGTAACCTTCGATATTCTTCTTATTGTAGGTGGCTACAAATCACATACATCTTTTTGAGCAaccttttcaaaattttccactCCACCTTTCGGACACGTAATAATGTATTCAATTCTCACTTCATGAAATTAGATAAACGTGCAACAGTACAAAGTATAACTATACTCGCTTCAATTTTCTTTGATGCGGAATAGCAGATTATAACTGTAAGTATCTTTTGATAACGGTAGTACGTGCGGCCCaccggataaaaattgactttaTGGATAATGTTGCGTTGGAAACAGGATTTAATAATCTGAAAGCTTTCGGATTATTCCCCTTGAAAATCAGTTATTGACAAACAAccgttgatttttcaataatgttatttatataattctgAACACTTATACAGAATTTGGCCTGTGggaaacagattttttcacGTCCTTTTTAGCACTTTGAAAAACTATGAATTGccaataattaatattcagCATTTCAACAATTGAGAACAAAAATATGGTTTGATAAGTACGTCAATATTATGCCGaaggtgaaataattattttagcaatttttcatcacattTCTAAAACGTTGTATTACTGAATGACAATGTTAACAGCTTATCAAAATATAACATAAATCCACAAGACTTTCATTCTTCATTCCAGTTAATTTGTTACTTACCTCGTGATAGATTCAATTtccttattaatttttatattcattcaaGAACttgcataatttttcttaataaaAACCCGATTAAAGCTtctaaattttggaaaaactcATAAAATATGTCTTCGACACATCTTCAACATACTTCCagcaaagaaaaaagtgtttcggaattttttggttattttcaaaacttgagacattgaattctttcaattcataattttaaaagtaCTCAACAAAgcagaaaaaattcttcatagGAACATTCTTGAAACGATTAAAACTAGAAACAAAGTAgctcaaaattatttcataatatttGCAGCGCAAAGTTGATGTCgtaaaaaactttgaaaaaataaattgagcaTCTTAGGGAGATTCGATATATTCAGGTAAATATAAACGATACAGGTTCATATATTTgattaacatttattttttcgtcgcATAATTTCGGCATACATAATATTTCTTGTACGggattttctcaaatttttagtttcatgATGACGACGGTATGTTACCAACGTCTTGCACGCGATAGTTGTTGGTTATGAAGAACTTCTTTTACCGACGTGGTCAGTTGCTTGGTTGATAAGCGCGAAACTGCTAATACCCTCAAACCCGGCCAAACCCGGCACACTGTTACGCAAAATAACCTAGGGGTATCAGTCCTTATGTAATACTCTATCTCGCTTGCACAGTGACGAACGTATTCTGTGCACTACTTAGATAGGAAACACGCGGTCCATTCTCTTATGTCGATGGGTAGCAGTAGCAGCCAGTAAGGCAACATGGATTCCGTGGCAAACCTCGTTAAGGTTTCAGTTCCAAATTATTTGGCTGGATTACCGATTCCATCGTCGATCGGAGGATGGTTTCGACTGGGAGGTATTTATTACTCATTGCCAgtcaattatacaaaaaataaagaaccATTGCATGATTGTAGCCGATGACAGTTTGTCTGAAGCACGATTACTGACAAGTGTTGCATTGCATTGCGAGAAATGGGAAGTTACCGTTCGAAATGCAGTAATCTTGCTGTTTCTATTTTCAGTTCGCGACTGGTTATCACTGATACCGCCAACTGCCCTGATGGCCGGAATCGGTTTCATGTCATACAGGGCGTTTTGCCCTCATGGAAGGCCACCGGTAGGTAAAATTTAATGAAGTCTGAAGAAATATTTACGGTAAAACGTATTGCTCTATCCGACATTGAGCAATTTCCTCTCGctttaattcattttattcttgttGCGTATCCTTGACTATTTTACTTTCCAATATACGTCATTATACATGGTATTTACTTTTTAGCCCTCCAGTCACATAAATCCTAAGATAAAGAAGGACTCCGCCAAGGTTGTCGACTCCATCGATGTAGAAGATATTACTGAAAAAGCTGTTATGTGCCGCTGCTGGCGGAGTGAGAATGTGAGTCGATTATGTTAATTGAGAATTTAGAAGAATATAAGTTATAGTTATGCTTTCTGTGGCAATGATTATTCAATTAGCATGTACCAAAAATTGCTGTgataatcaaaaattcaaacggaGAAAATTTGGATACTGATAAGATATATGTTCAAATCACCTGGAGTCTAGAGGGTGTTCTAGAACTGAATTCAGAAATGTAAGTGGATAATAAAATAGGTCGAGTTGAGTTAATTAACCTTCACAACTTGCAGTATTCGAAACGCCATTTGCAAGATACAGGTGGTTAAAGAGTCGCATTAATCCAATCATATGTTTGATTCGATGCGTTTGTTGAGCTCGATTCTGCATCAAAGCCAGAGGACGTAATTTTAAACACTTCTTGTAAGAATTGGTTTTTGTAAGCAAGTTGGATATTGAGAGTACTTTTGTTTGGAAATTTCACATTTGTGAATGTAGACTCGCATCAGCCATTAAGTACATTTATCAACCAGACTGCTGACTAAATATGCTGGTGCCAAGTGCGATACTTTACACTAGTCATGTTTTGTGAATGCTACTTCAGAGACCATATTGTTTTTCAAGGTACATTTACTCTCCTTGACCCCTATATTACTTTCTTGAATCTCTGCATTTAGTTCTGGGACACCTTCTATTTGTACATGGTAATAGAATATCTGTTTGATAATTTGTCACGTGGCAGCACTGTTTAAAGAACTACCTGTGCTGTAAAATCTAAACCTTATgtctataatttttcacaatgatgataacttttcttttcc
Proteins encoded in this region:
- the LOC107226271 gene encoding CDGSH iron-sulfur domain-containing protein 2 homolog, with amino-acid sequence MDSVANLVKVSVPNYLAGLPIPSSIGGWFRLGVRDWLSLIPPTALMAGIGFMSYRAFCPHGRPPPSSHINPKIKKDSAKVVDSIDVEDITEKAVMCRCWRSENWPYCDGAHGRHNKETCDNVGPLVITKKN